tatcttattattaatagaatagataaaatATGTGGACGACAACACAAAATCCTACGTGGCTTATCCATAACTGCAAATTAAATAAAGGTAATGGTAgattataaattcaaataattattttcttcttttttcacaAAATGTACTTGAATGTCTGCGATTCGTCCATCTCCGATTCCAATCCCGAGATGCAGATCCCAGACGCTGTACCTTCGCCTTCACTCGATCCACTTTATTCATCAACGCCGACGTCGACGGTGGAATCCGAGGTCCGAAGCGGAGGACACCGCGGTTGAATCGACAGCTCGGTCTCCGGAGGCAGCGGGAGGGAAAATGGTGGTGGAGCTAGTCGGAGCTTTCAATGAAGTGACGGAGAGGATGAATTCGGTTTGGTTGTCTACGTCTTCGTCTAGGTTGCTCTTTAAGGCTCTGAAGCTCTCGATCCCGATCTTGCAGTCTCTCCCTCTCGCCTCTGATGGTCGCTCTCCCCTATCCAAGGCTCTTTCCCTTTCTATCCTCCTCGCTGATCTCCAGGTTCCCCTCTCCTTGGATTTAGGATTGGGTATTCGGATAATTGGGTCGGGTTTTTGGGTTCAATCTCATTACCCTCACTCGGATCTTATAGTATTTATGTTCGGTCCAGTTTGGTTAATAATATTTCAGGtttcaaacaaattttattactacttaatatctattttgGATCCGAAATTGAGTTCGGTTAATGATATTCCTGAGTAGAATATTTTGCAATTGAATCAAAATAAACATGTaactaaatatttgaattagttATTTAAGCTTCACAATTCAAATCTTCTTACATTTATTGGGTTTGGTCTTTTATGGTTGTTTATGATTTTCGGGTATCCattcgggtcgggtcgggtctaCCCAAAATTCCACTTTAGAAGATTCGTTcggttatttttatatattgaatcgGGTGCGGATTTAGGTTTTTGGGTATGGTTTCGAGACGAATCTCGGATTCAGTTACAAATGCTCGGACATAGTTTTATGTTCGGATGCTTAGGTTCTGTTATTGCTTCTGTGGCAAGAATTGGAGGTCAATTTGTTAGGAAACATAGAATGTGTTACTCATCAGAATACATCTCTGTTCACTAATACTTTGAGTTACTATCCTACTATAATGTCAGATGGATGCTGAAGTTATCTCAGCGAGCATATTGAGTGAAGCCGTGGAGGCCAATGCGATATCCATACACGAAGTCAGAGACCAGATCGGTACAGGAACTGCTCATCTGCTTCACGAGATCTTCCGCGTCAAAAACATCCCTTTCAAAGTCGATGTCCTGGACGACGAAACAGCTGCTTCCCTTAGAAAATTCTACCTCACCTACTACGACATCAGAGCTGTGATCATGGACCTCGTTTCGAAGCTCGATGAGATGAGGCATTTAGACCACTTGCCGAGGTATCGCCAGCAGATTCTCTCCCTCCAAGTGTTGAAGATCTACTCTCCTCTGGCTCATGCAGTGGGAGCTAATCACCTCTCGCTTGAGCTTGAGGACATCTCTTTCCGTTACCTTTTCCCGTGCTCGTACCTCTACTTAGACTCTTGGTTAAGAGGCCATGAAAACGGGTCTAAACCGTTGATAGACGTGTACAAAGAGCAGCTTCTTTGCTCTTTGAAAGGTGATTTGGTTTTGTCTGGAATGGTAGATGATGTATACGTGAAAGGGAGGTATAAAAGCCGGTACAGCATGATGAAGAAGCTTCTTAGAGATGGGCGTAAACCGGAGGAAGTGAACGACGTTCTCGGTCTCCGTGTCATACTGATGCCTAACGATGATGAAGTCGGCGAAAAGGCTTGTTACAGGACGAGCGAGATTGTTCGGTCTATATGGAAAGAGATCCCACGTAGAACGAAAGACTACATCGCTAAGCCGAAAGCGAATGGGTATAGGAGTTTGCATATGGCGGTTGATGTTAGCGATAGTGATCAGACGAGGCCTTTGATGGAGATTCAGATACGGACAGTGGATATGGATGGGTCTGCTAACGCTGGAACAGCGTCGCATTCTTTGTACAAAGGCGGTTTAACGGATCCAAAAGAGGCGAAGCGGCTTAAGGCGATTATGATGGCAGCAGCGGATTTAGCAGCTATTCGTCTTAAGGATCTCTCGTGTAATAAACAGCAAAGTCTGAAGACGACAACGAACCAGAGAGACAGAGTGTTTTGTCTTTTGGATAAAAACGGCGACGGGATGATCAGCATAGAGGAATTAATGGAAGTGATGGAGGAGCTTGGAGCTCCGGGTGAGGATGCAGAGGAGATGATGCAGCTTCTTGACTCTAACAGTGATGGATCTCTTAGCTCAGACGAGTTCGATACGTTTCAGAAACAAGTCGGTGTTCAGTTTTTTTGTTCTCATCGCATAATCTTATACTTCTGTTTTTGTCTGTAATAATTAATGATTGATGTGGTTTGTGTGTGTTTCAGGTGGAGTTTATGCGTAAATGGGAAGATAGAGATAACGAGTATAAGAGTATTTTAGATGAGAAGCTTCATGATCTCCCACATCAAGATGCGACCGGTTTGATTCAGTTATACAACAAAGAGCTTGAGGATCGGCTCTCTAGCCATTGAATACCAAACCATTTTGTCGACAATGTGTATgatttatcaatatatttaacgtaaatcttttatatttgtttgtcaGAAGTTTCTTGTGTTATTCCCAATGGTGATTTAAATGTTGCGTTCCAGTAAATGGTCACTTTCATTAGGTGATCTTGAGAAAAAACCGGGAAGGTGGAGCTGGTTAACGATGTTGGATCAGTTGAAGACTTGTTGATATTAACCAGTCTTGGTTTAACAGTCGGTTCAATGAAGATTCTTGTTAAACACGGAACCAAGTCGTTAAGAGTTTATCTTTGCATTACACTCAAATTTcaactaaaccaaaataaaaccaGTTTGTAATAAATTGACTAATTGTTCTCAAGGACATAAGACCAACCAAAACGTGAGACGTACTATGATACTAGCATACATGTATATTAACACGTGATTTTGTAATGTGCATCCCAAATggaaatgaattttatatagtGCATACATATTTACAAacttatatacatgtatattaaCAGGTGATTTTCCGCTAACTTTTTCTATATACTAAGGCAAACTTTTGGCACCAATTGTATAAACTGAActctttgtatatttttataaatgaaaaaaaagttataaacaaTCGATGATGTAACCAACCATAAACAATTCGACTATTTATCTTCAGCCGAAAACACCAACACCTATGTTACTAGTCCTTGTTCCGGCGAGGAAGTGCCGACGTCTTTTAATAGTCTCTCGCACAACTGCACCAACACacaaaactaaagttaagttTTGTCTTTGATATCTCTTAATATTTCAAGTTTGCATATTACAAAACTGAACATACCTGT
The window above is part of the Brassica napus cultivar Da-Ae chromosome C3, Da-Ae, whole genome shotgun sequence genome. Proteins encoded here:
- the LOC106389210 gene encoding probable GTP diphosphokinase CRSH, chloroplastic; the protein is MSAIRPSPIPIPRCRSQTLYLRLHSIHFIHQRRRRRWNPRSEAEDTAVESTARSPEAAGGKMVVELVGAFNEVTERMNSVWLSTSSSRLLFKALKLSIPILQSLPLASDGRSPLSKALSLSILLADLQMDAEVISASILSEAVEANAISIHEVRDQIGTGTAHLLHEIFRVKNIPFKVDVLDDETAASLRKFYLTYYDIRAVIMDLVSKLDEMRHLDHLPRYRQQILSLQVLKIYSPLAHAVGANHLSLELEDISFRYLFPCSYLYLDSWLRGHENGSKPLIDVYKEQLLCSLKGDLVLSGMVDDVYVKGRYKSRYSMMKKLLRDGRKPEEVNDVLGLRVILMPNDDEVGEKACYRTSEIVRSIWKEIPRRTKDYIAKPKANGYRSLHMAVDVSDSDQTRPLMEIQIRTVDMDGSANAGTASHSLYKGGLTDPKEAKRLKAIMMAAADLAAIRLKDLSCNKQQSLKTTTNQRDRVFCLLDKNGDGMISIEELMEVMEELGAPGEDAEEMMQLLDSNSDGSLSSDEFDTFQKQVEFMRKWEDRDNEYKSILDEKLHDLPHQDATGLIQLYNKELEDRLSSH